The following coding sequences lie in one Maylandia zebra isolate NMK-2024a linkage group LG14, Mzebra_GT3a, whole genome shotgun sequence genomic window:
- the grk7b gene encoding rhodopsin kinase grk7-b: MGDLLGLDNLVANTTYLKAQQIDRNELRKRRLSLTLPKLKKTSALQAAEGEMYESLCEQQPIGSKLFQQFLLTSNDQYAAAAEFLDELSKWSFAEDEKREKAKQTILAKFCQSQSTGFLSYFTEEDAETCKDLSDSNFDEVILDQLREATREFLKGRPFSEYLKSQFFYRFLQWKEYERQKITDKYFYEFRTLGKGGFGEVCAVQVKHTGQMYACKKLDKRRLKKKGGERMALVEKQILEKVNSLFIVNLAYAYNSRHHLCLVMDLMTGGDLRFHIYDLGKRGIRMERVVYYTAQITSGLLHLHNMGIVYRDMKPENVLLDGKGQCRLSDLGLAVELSKGKMICQKAGTTGYMAPEVLKQEYYRYSVDWWSLGCSIYEMVAARLPFRDFREKVQNDEVTRRTLEDECKFEHKSFDAPTKDIISRFLKKRVARRFGCQGDDPRSHEFFNSINFHRLEAGLLEAPWVPKPNVVYAKDADEFKDNSDIKDVTFDTKDEKFFREFSTGAVSMQWQKEMIDSGVFDELNSAAVIQRDRETAWKTRLCVLF, translated from the exons ATGGGTGACCTGCTAGGATTGGACAACTTGGTGGCCAACACCACCTACCTGAAGGCCCAGCAGATCGATCGCAACGAGCTGAGGAAACGGAGACTCTCCCTGACGCTGCCCAAGCTGAAGAAGACCTCTGCTCTCCAGGCAGCAGAGGGAGAGATGTACGAGTCACTCTGCGAGCAACAGCCTATCGGGAGCAAGCTGTTCCAGCAGTTTCTCCTGACCTCTAACGACCAGTACGCGGCTGCTGCTGAGTTTCTGGATGAGCTGAGCAAGTGGAGCTTTGCCGAagatgaaaaaagagaaaaagccaAACAGACGATCCTCGCCAAGTTCTGCCAGTCTCAGTCTACGGGATTCCTGTCCTACTTCACCGAAGAGGATGCTGAAACATGCAAGGACTTATCAGACAGTAACTTTGATGAGGTGATTTTGGACCAGCTGAGAGAAGCCACTAGAGAGTTCCTGAAGGGAAGACCTTTCTCAGAGTACCTGAAAAGCCAGTTCTTCTACAGGTTTCTGCAGTGGAAGGAGTACGAGAGGCAGAAGATCACTGACAAATACTTTTATGAGTTCAGGACTCTTGGAAAAGGTGGCTTTGGTGAG GTGTGCGCGGTGCAGGTGAAGCACACGGGCCAGATGTACGCCTGCAAGAAGCTGGATAAGAGGCGTTTGAAGAAGAAAGGCGGTGAGAGAATGGCTCTCGTGGAGAAGCAGATTCTGGAAAAGGTCAACAGCCTTTTTATCGTAAACCTGGCTTACGCTTACAACAGCAGACACCACCTGTGCCTGGTAATGGACCTGATGACTGGAGGAGACCTCAGGTTCCACATATACGACTTAGGGAAGAGAGGCATACGGATGGAGCGTGTGGTTTACTACACAGCCCAGATAACCAGTGGCCTCCTGCACTTGCACAACATGGGCATCGTGTACCGTGatatgaagcctgaaaatgtGCTGCTGGATGGTAAAGGACAATGTCGCCTGTCAGACCTCGGATTGGCTGTGGAGCTGTCCAAGGGCAAAATGATCTGCCAGAAG GCTGGTACGACTGGCTACATGGCCCCTGAGGTTCTGAAGCAGGAGTACTACCGCTACTCTGTGGACTGGTGGTCCCTGGGATGCAGCATTTATGAGATGGTGGCCGCCCGCTTGCCTTTCAGAGACTTCAGGGAGAAGGTGCAGAACGATGAGGTGACTCGCCGCACCCTGGAGGACGAGTGCAAGTTTGAACACAAATCCTTCGATGCTCCCACCAAAGATATTATCAGCCGCTTCCTCAAGAAGAGGGTGGCGCGTCGCTTTGGGTGCCA AGGCGATGACCCACGAAGCCACGAGTTCTTCAACAGCATCAACTTCCACCGACTGGAGGCGGGCCTGCTGGAGGCCCCCTGGGTGCCAAAGCCCAACGTGGTCTACGCCAAAGACGCGGACGAGTTCAAGGACAACTCTGACATCAAGGACGTCACGTTTGACACCAAGGATGAGAAGTTCTTCAGGGAGTTCAGCACGGGCGCAGTGTCCATGCAGTGGCAGAAGGAGATGATTGACAGCGGCGTGTTTGACGAGCTGAACAGCGCCGCGGTCATCCAACGCGACCGAGAGACTGCGTGGAAAACCAGGCTGTGCGTCCTTTTCTAA
- the rnf7 gene encoding RING-box protein 2 isoform X1, protein MIEHASGFKMKSSSDAAEMDDGDEPGLVLSHNTSSGSKSGGDKMFSLKKWNAVAMWSWDVECDTCAICRVQVMDACLRCQAENKQEDCVVVWGECNHSFHNCCMSLWVKQNNRCPLCQQDWVVQRIGK, encoded by the exons ATGATCGAGCATGCATCAGGATTTAAAATGAAGAGCAGTTCAGA TGCGGCAGAGATGGATGACGGCGACGAGCCAGGTTTAGTCCTCTCTCACAATACTTCGTCGGGCTCCAAGTCGGGTGGGGACAAGATGTTTTCCCTGAAGAAGTGGAATGCTGTAGCTATGTGGAGCTGGGACGTTGAGTGTGACACTTGTGCCATTTGCCGAGTACAAGTAATGG ATGCGTGTCTACGATGCCAGGCGGAAAATAAACAGGAGGACTGTGTTG TTGTGTGGGGAGAATGCAACCACTCCTTCCATAACTGCTGCATGTCCCTGTGGGTGAAGCAGAACAACCGCTGCCCCCTCTGCCAGCAGGACTGGGTGGTTCAGAGAATCGGCAAATAA
- the rnf7 gene encoding RING-box protein 2 isoform X2 translates to MDDGDEPGLVLSHNTSSGSKSGGDKMFSLKKWNAVAMWSWDVECDTCAICRVQVMDACLRCQAENKQEDCVVVWGECNHSFHNCCMSLWVKQNNRCPLCQQDWVVQRIGK, encoded by the exons ATGGATGACGGCGACGAGCCAGGTTTAGTCCTCTCTCACAATACTTCGTCGGGCTCCAAGTCGGGTGGGGACAAGATGTTTTCCCTGAAGAAGTGGAATGCTGTAGCTATGTGGAGCTGGGACGTTGAGTGTGACACTTGTGCCATTTGCCGAGTACAAGTAATGG ATGCGTGTCTACGATGCCAGGCGGAAAATAAACAGGAGGACTGTGTTG TTGTGTGGGGAGAATGCAACCACTCCTTCCATAACTGCTGCATGTCCCTGTGGGTGAAGCAGAACAACCGCTGCCCCCTCTGCCAGCAGGACTGGGTGGTTCAGAGAATCGGCAAATAA